Proteins from a single region of Candidatus Parcubacteria bacterium:
- a CDS encoding tRNA threonylcarbamoyladenosine biosynthesis protein TsaB (Derived by automated computational analysis using gene prediction method: Protein Homology. GO_process: GO:0002949 - tRNA threonylcarbamoyladenosine modification [Evidence IEA]) — MILKIDTTISETIKITLLKKEEIFLTKEVLAPRAQSEKLLPTIFRVLEDAKITWSDLSGLEVVVTGGSFTSLRIGVLTANALAYALKLPLQAISAEGENVSKNNLKKFLNYKIAVPEYNGEPNIGRTKKRSKEILS, encoded by the coding sequence ATGATTTTAAAGATTGATACAACCATCAGCGAGACGATCAAAATAACACTTTTAAAAAAAGAAGAAATTTTTTTGACGAAAGAAGTTTTAGCGCCGCGCGCTCAATCAGAAAAATTATTACCGACAATTTTTCGCGTTTTAGAAGACGCCAAAATCACCTGGTCGGATTTAAGTGGTCTTGAAGTGGTAGTTACCGGCGGGTCTTTTACTAGTTTAAGAATTGGGGTTTTAACCGCCAATGCTTTAGCTTATGCGCTCAAGTTACCACTACAAGCCATCTCCGCCGAGGGCGAAAATGTTTCTAAAAATAATTTAAAAAAATTTTTAAACTATAAAATTGCCGTTCCCGAATATAACGGCGAGCCTAATATCGGCCGGACCAAAAAGAGAAGTAAAGAGATTCTTTCTTGA
- the rsmH gene encoding 16S rRNA (cytosine(1402)-N(4))-methyltransferase RsmH (Derived by automated computational analysis using gene prediction method: Protein Homology. GO_function: GO:0016434 - rRNA (cytosine) methyltransferase activity [Evidence IEA]) gives MSYSHQAVLLEAALSFLNPQAGESFIDGTLGGAGYTLALAQAVGPTGQVLAVDLDDLALENARQKIAAAGLSNISLVKDNFRNLLNIVQAEFGVEKKWSGLVLDLGLSSAQLDDKNRSFSFKDDHPLDMAFGGAETAAVKTTTIVNRYPLAKLAAVISKYGDEPQAFTIAQKIVRARKNNKIKTTGQLLEITGLNQPTRTRLHPATKLFQALRMETNQELAALEEVLAASLELLAPGGRLVVVSFHSGEDRIVKEFIKRESQDCICPYAAPVCVCNHRQQFLPLTKKPVIADEVENSRNPRARSAKLRAALKI, from the coding sequence ATGAGTTATTCGCACCAAGCAGTTTTATTGGAGGCGGCCCTGTCTTTTCTCAATCCGCAAGCTGGTGAGTCCTTCATTGACGGAACTTTAGGTGGCGCCGGTTACACTTTGGCCTTAGCCCAAGCGGTTGGCCCGACTGGCCAAGTTTTAGCCGTTGATCTAGATGACTTAGCTTTAGAAAATGCTCGTCAAAAAATTGCCGCCGCCGGCCTCAGTAACATTTCTTTAGTTAAAGATAATTTTCGTAACTTACTAAATATTGTTCAGGCAGAATTTGGTGTCGAGAAAAAGTGGTCCGGTCTGGTTTTGGACTTAGGTTTATCTTCAGCGCAATTAGACGATAAGAACCGAAGCTTTTCCTTTAAAGATGATCACCCTTTGGATATGGCCTTTGGCGGGGCGGAGACCGCGGCCGTTAAGACGACAACAATTGTTAATCGCTATCCGCTCGCTAAGTTAGCCGCCGTGATTTCTAAATATGGCGATGAACCCCAGGCTTTCACGATTGCGCAAAAAATTGTGCGGGCGCGGAAGAATAATAAAATCAAAACCACTGGCCAACTTTTAGAAATTACCGGCTTAAATCAGCCCACGAGGACACGACTTCATCCGGCCACTAAATTGTTTCAAGCACTCCGAATGGAAACGAATCAGGAACTGGCCGCCTTGGAAGAAGTTTTGGCCGCCAGTTTAGAACTGTTGGCCCCAGGAGGAAGATTGGTAGTTGTTTCTTTTCATAGCGGTGAAGATCGAATCGTTAAAGAATTTATCAAAAGAGAAAGTCAAGATTGTATTTGCCCTTACGCCGCCCCCGTTTGTGTCTGTAATCACCGGCAGCAGTTTCTGCCTTTAACCAAAAAACCAGTTATTGCTGATGAGGTAGAAAATAGTCGTAACCCCCGCGCCCGCAGTGCCAAGCTCCGAGCGGCACTAAAGATTTAA
- a CDS encoding tRNA-dihydrouridine synthase (Derived by automated computational analysis using gene prediction method: Protein Homology.) has protein sequence MIKNKKDKATRLAAANNFWAHLPRPILAQAPLAGFTDSPFRQLVTSFGAAVTYSEMISAAALFYDSDETYRLLKFDPKTEGHYVVQLFGAEPEHFAVAARLVTEKIKPAGIDINFGCPVPKVTRQGAGAALMANLKRSRAVVEAVLANTDLPVSIKIRSASGLVSAQEFLKNLQDLPIAALMVHGRTYKQGFSGPVSAEVIKEAHAVFKGVILANGGVNSLSDAQELLTASGADGLGLGRGSLGRPWLFREIIKQQEESWSWPEIAALMLKQGQLTATLKGEGAFPELRKQLCYYVQGLPGASTVRAAIVKINNYSDLEKILKPIIKTKA, from the coding sequence ATGATTAAAAATAAGAAAGATAAAGCCACCCGCCTGGCGGCCGCTAATAATTTTTGGGCGCACTTACCCCGTCCTATTTTAGCGCAGGCGCCGTTAGCCGGTTTTACTGATTCTCCTTTTCGTCAGCTCGTGACTAGTTTTGGTGCGGCGGTTACTTATAGCGAGATGATTTCGGCGGCCGCTCTTTTTTATGATTCGGACGAAACTTATCGGCTTTTAAAATTTGATCCTAAAACAGAGGGGCATTATGTGGTGCAATTATTTGGGGCCGAGCCGGAACATTTTGCGGTCGCGGCGCGTCTAGTCACTGAAAAAATAAAACCGGCGGGGATTGATATTAATTTTGGTTGCCCGGTTCCGAAAGTTACTAGGCAGGGCGCCGGGGCGGCTTTAATGGCGAATCTTAAGCGTTCGCGGGCGGTGGTAGAGGCGGTGCTAGCCAATACCGATTTGCCGGTTTCGATTAAAATTAGAAGTGCTTCCGGTTTGGTCAGCGCCCAAGAATTTTTAAAAAATCTTCAAGATTTGCCGATTGCGGCGCTCATGGTTCATGGTCGCACTTACAAACAAGGCTTTAGTGGGCCAGTCTCAGCGGAAGTCATTAAAGAGGCGCACGCGGTTTTTAAAGGCGTCATTCTCGCTAATGGGGGCGTCAATTCCTTAAGTGATGCCCAGGAACTTTTAACTGCTAGTGGTGCTGACGGTCTTGGTTTAGGTCGCGGCTCTTTGGGGCGCCCGTGGTTATTTAGAGAAATTATTAAACAACAAGAAGAGTCTTGGTCGTGGCCGGAGATTGCTGCTTTAATGTTAAAGCAAGGGCAGTTAACCGCCACGCTAAAAGGGGAGGGCGCTTTTCCTGAGTTGCGTAAGCAGCTGTGCTATTATGTCCAGGGTCTGCCAGGGGCGAGTACGGTACGGGCGGCGATAGTCAAAATAAATAATTATTCCGACTTAGAAAAAATTCTTAAGCCGATTATTAAAACTAAAGCTTAA
- the murF gene encoding UDP-N-acetylmuramoyl-tripeptide--D-alanyl-D-alanine ligase (Derived by automated computational analysis using gene prediction method: Protein Homology. GO_function: GO:0005524 - ATP binding [Evidence IEA]; GO_function: GO:0047480 - UDP-N-acetylmuramoyl-tripeptide-D-alanyl-D-alanine ligase activity [Evidence IEA]; GO_process: GO:0009252 - peptidoglycan biosynthetic process [Evidence IEA]) — MRTLVKKSLKFLAKRILAKYRPQLVGITGSVGKSSAKEAVYQVLASEFRVRATAKNYNNELGVPLTIIGRESGGRSAKEWLRIFFYALGLLLRRRSDYPEILILELGVDHPGDMTYLCSIVSPEVGLVTAVSYAHLEFFGTINNIKKEKQFLIERVNNKGLSILNYDNELAREMMSASRARVLTYGLNEKADLRAQDIVYNFEKGDYDLSGVHFKLSYDGAIVPVFMKNVLSEPALYAALAGAAVGLHFKLNLVNIAEALNDFNLPPGRMNLLAGLNHSFVIDDTYNASPDAAVAALDILGRLQVAPASKKYAILGDMREIGDFTEDGHRLVGKKAAAAGVYQLLVVGDCAQFIKEGALETGLAAEKIKHFTNNQEVIDFISPLITFGDVILVKGSQAMRLEGIVKAIMAEPERAGELLVRQGPEWRQ, encoded by the coding sequence ATGCGGACGCTAGTGAAGAAAAGTTTAAAGTTTTTAGCCAAGCGGATTTTAGCGAAATACCGTCCTCAGTTGGTGGGGATTACCGGCAGTGTTGGTAAAAGCAGTGCTAAAGAAGCAGTCTACCAAGTCCTGGCGAGCGAGTTTAGGGTGCGAGCGACGGCAAAAAATTATAATAATGAGTTGGGTGTGCCTCTAACAATTATTGGTCGAGAGTCCGGTGGACGTTCCGCTAAGGAATGGCTGAGAATCTTTTTCTATGCCTTAGGCTTACTACTAAGGCGGCGGTCAGATTACCCGGAGATTTTAATTTTAGAATTAGGAGTGGATCACCCTGGTGATATGACCTATCTCTGTTCCATCGTTAGTCCGGAGGTGGGCCTAGTAACCGCCGTTTCCTACGCGCACCTCGAGTTTTTTGGCACTATTAATAACATTAAAAAAGAGAAGCAATTTTTAATTGAGCGCGTTAATAACAAGGGTTTATCAATTTTAAACTACGATAATGAGCTCGCCAGAGAAATGATGTCCGCTAGTCGGGCCCGGGTGCTTACTTATGGTTTAAATGAGAAGGCTGATTTAAGGGCGCAAGATATTGTTTATAATTTTGAAAAAGGTGATTACGATTTATCTGGGGTCCATTTTAAATTAAGTTATGACGGCGCGATCGTGCCGGTGTTTATGAAAAATGTTTTATCGGAGCCCGCTCTTTATGCAGCTTTGGCCGGTGCGGCCGTTGGTTTACACTTCAAGCTTAATTTAGTTAATATTGCCGAGGCCTTAAATGATTTTAATTTGCCGCCTGGGCGCATGAACTTACTGGCGGGTCTCAACCATAGTTTTGTTATTGATGATACTTATAACGCTTCTCCAGATGCGGCCGTGGCCGCCTTAGATATTTTAGGACGTTTGCAGGTGGCGCCGGCTAGTAAAAAGTATGCGATCTTAGGCGATATGCGTGAAATTGGGGACTTTACTGAAGATGGCCACCGCTTAGTCGGCAAAAAAGCCGCCGCCGCTGGTGTTTATCAATTGCTGGTGGTGGGCGATTGTGCTCAGTTTATTAAAGAAGGTGCTCTAGAGACCGGATTAGCCGCCGAAAAAATTAAACATTTTACTAACAATCAGGAGGTAATTGATTTTATTAGCCCCTTAATTACTTTTGGAGATGTTATTTTAGTCAAAGGTTCGCAGGCGATGCGCCTCGAGGGAATTGTCAAAGCTATTATGGCCGAACCTGAGCGGGCCGGCGAGTTATTAGTACGCCAGGGGCCAGAATGGCGCCAATAA
- the cysS gene encoding cysteine--tRNA ligase (Derived by automated computational analysis using gene prediction method: Protein Homology. GO_component: GO:0005737 - cytoplasm [Evidence IEA]; GO_function: GO:0004817 - cysteine-tRNA ligase activity [Evidence IEA]; GO_process: GO:0006423 - cysteinyl-tRNA aminoacylation [Evidence IEA]) — MKTLKFYNTRSRSVEEFKAVAAPRVGLYTCGPTVYNYAHLGNLRTYLFEDWLKRVLVYAGYEVKHVMNVTDVGHLVGDGDLGEDKMELGASREGRSAWEIADYYWQSFRDDLKVLNIIEPTHWVKATDHIPEQISLIELLEKKGFTYKTSDGIYFDTEKFPHYNQLSHLRLEDLKEGARVEKNAAKKNPTDFALWKFSPAGSERQMEWKSPWGLGFPGWHIECSAMALKYLEDNRDIHCGGIDHINVHHTNEIAQSEAATGEKFFNYWLHGAFLNVAGGKKMAKSADNFLTVKKALIDKKINPLAFRLAAASVHYRKPMEYSEASLRQAENTWRNLVRQVAALPEVPGKINVAWQQSFWEAVADDLNLPQALAVTQDLLKANLDEADKLATVLDFDRVLGLNLDQAKELADREVPLEELAPEIKALVLAREAARAEHDFAAADRLRTELRERGYAIEDSKQGMKVILLD, encoded by the coding sequence ATGAAAACCTTAAAATTTTACAACACCCGCTCACGATCAGTGGAAGAATTTAAAGCCGTGGCGGCGCCTCGAGTTGGTCTCTACACTTGCGGGCCGACTGTATATAATTATGCTCATTTAGGTAATTTGCGCACTTACTTATTTGAAGATTGGCTAAAACGAGTTTTGGTTTATGCTGGTTATGAAGTTAAACATGTGATGAATGTCACCGATGTCGGCCATTTAGTTGGTGATGGCGACTTAGGGGAAGATAAAATGGAGTTAGGTGCGTCGCGGGAGGGGCGGAGTGCCTGGGAAATTGCTGATTATTATTGGCAGTCTTTTCGTGACGATTTAAAAGTTTTAAATATTATTGAACCTACGCACTGGGTTAAAGCGACCGACCATATCCCTGAACAAATTTCTTTAATTGAGCTTTTAGAAAAGAAAGGTTTTACTTATAAAACTTCTGATGGAATTTATTTTGATACCGAAAAATTTCCTCACTACAATCAGCTTTCGCATTTGCGACTTGAAGATTTAAAGGAGGGCGCCCGGGTGGAAAAAAATGCGGCCAAAAAAAATCCCACTGATTTTGCGCTTTGGAAATTTTCACCGGCGGGATCTGAAAGACAAATGGAGTGGAAATCGCCTTGGGGACTTGGTTTTCCGGGTTGGCACATTGAGTGCTCAGCGATGGCTCTTAAATATTTAGAGGACAATCGTGATATCCATTGCGGCGGCATTGATCATATCAATGTTCATCACACCAATGAAATTGCCCAAAGCGAAGCGGCGACCGGCGAGAAGTTTTTTAATTATTGGCTTCACGGTGCTTTTCTAAATGTGGCTGGCGGGAAAAAAATGGCTAAAAGCGCGGATAATTTTTTAACCGTCAAGAAGGCTTTAATAGATAAGAAGATTAATCCGCTCGCTTTTCGTCTGGCGGCCGCCTCGGTTCATTATCGTAAGCCGATGGAATATTCAGAAGCCTCTTTGCGACAAGCCGAAAACACCTGGCGAAATTTAGTGCGTCAAGTGGCGGCGTTACCGGAAGTTCCGGGAAAAATTAATGTCGCTTGGCAGCAAAGTTTTTGGGAAGCCGTGGCTGATGATTTAAACTTGCCGCAAGCGCTGGCTGTTACTCAAGATTTATTAAAAGCTAATTTAGACGAAGCTGATAAATTGGCAACCGTGTTAGATTTTGATCGGGTTCTCGGTTTAAATTTAGATCAGGCTAAAGAGTTGGCGGACCGAGAAGTGCCGTTAGAAGAATTAGCGCCGGAAATAAAAGCTTTAGTTTTAGCGCGTGAAGCGGCGCGGGCAGAACATGATTTTGCTGCTGCCGATAGGTTACGCACCGAGTTACGTGAGCGCGGTTACGCGATTGAAGATTCTAAACAAGGAATGAAAGTAATTTTATTAGATTAA
- a CDS encoding penicillin-binding protein 2 (Derived by automated computational analysis using gene prediction method: Protein Homology. GO_component: GO:0016020 - membrane [Evidence IEA]; GO_function: GO:0008658 - penicillin binding [Evidence IEA]; GO_process: GO:0009252 - peptidoglycan biosynthetic process [Evidence IEA]), producing the protein MWRKEDKKKKKKQELKDNNRLNFVVAIIFLLAASLIGRLFYLQVIKYDSYLALAANQHEASGELAAERGKILISDSLHRAEGAYALATNKDFYLIFGIPKDVSDPGLAAEYLYEFFDAATVLEEVETALGTSTVAVEAESLTDKIQRLNDDDSLDTETRRLEIDEAIRYERHRQETAERLGEAATVKEQLIATKKAAIIEKYQTKLSRPGGQYTVIRNKVSNETLLDFYAFMNNRQASSTASSAVLVKAEDLMISVGQVIKRETKETLKIKGFSFETKKFRYYPEDNLASQVLGFVSYADSNASGRYGLEQYFNKELAGTPGYYKGEYGNNNSVIVNNREYVDSVSGADIVLTLDRSVQFFACEELDKTVKKFNAKGGTVLAMDVKTGAILAMCSAPNFNPNNYGEVKDLSIFKNPAITDQYEPGSVFKAVTMAIALDQGKVTPNTIYHDTGEIYIKGWPKPIRNSDFSTKGAHGDVDMNYVLENSLNTGAIYAMRQAGPEVFADYVAAFGFGARTGIELSGEAFGDINNLKQKKIKDIDAAVASFGQGLAVTPLQMLSSYQVFANDGYLMKPYIVKEIRRPDGKVEVTSPVRQRQVISAKTATTILGMLGNVVVTGHSKKADIPGYYIGGKTGTAQIAVNGQYVTGRYNHTFVGIAPIDEPRFVLLTRIDSPEGVQYAEGSALPLWTDVAKFMLQYYEVPKSK; encoded by the coding sequence ATGTGGCGCAAAGAGGACAAAAAAAAGAAAAAAAAGCAGGAATTAAAAGACAATAATCGCTTAAATTTCGTGGTTGCGATTATTTTTTTATTGGCCGCTTCTTTGATTGGCCGACTCTTTTATTTACAAGTTATTAAGTATGATAGTTATTTGGCTTTAGCGGCTAATCAGCATGAAGCTTCGGGGGAGCTAGCGGCCGAGCGCGGCAAAATTTTAATTAGTGATTCTCTTCATCGAGCCGAGGGCGCTTATGCTTTGGCGACTAACAAAGATTTTTATTTAATTTTTGGCATCCCCAAAGATGTTAGTGATCCAGGTCTAGCAGCTGAATACCTTTATGAATTTTTTGACGCCGCCACGGTTTTAGAAGAAGTGGAGACCGCTTTAGGCACAAGTACAGTCGCCGTTGAAGCTGAAAGTTTAACTGATAAGATTCAACGTTTAAATGATGACGATAGTTTGGATACTGAAACGCGACGTTTAGAAATTGATGAAGCGATTCGTTATGAGCGCCATCGTCAGGAAACGGCCGAGCGCTTAGGTGAGGCAGCGACAGTTAAAGAGCAGTTAATCGCCACCAAAAAAGCGGCGATTATTGAAAAGTATCAGACTAAACTCAGTCGCCCGGGTGGTCAGTATACGGTTATTCGCAATAAGGTCAGTAACGAAACTTTGCTTGATTTTTATGCCTTCATGAATAATCGCCAGGCCTCCTCAACTGCGTCTTCAGCGGTGCTGGTTAAGGCTGAAGATTTGATGATTTCGGTCGGGCAGGTTATCAAGCGAGAAACCAAGGAGACCCTAAAAATAAAAGGCTTTAGTTTTGAAACCAAAAAATTTCGTTATTATCCTGAAGACAACCTTGCTTCACAAGTGCTTGGTTTTGTTAGTTATGCTGACAGCAATGCCTCCGGCCGTTACGGCTTAGAGCAATATTTTAATAAAGAGCTAGCGGGCACGCCGGGCTATTACAAGGGGGAATACGGTAATAATAATTCCGTGATTGTTAATAATCGTGAATACGTAGACTCCGTTTCCGGCGCCGACATCGTTTTAACCCTTGATCGCAGTGTTCAATTTTTTGCTTGTGAAGAATTAGATAAGACGGTGAAAAAATTTAATGCCAAAGGCGGAACGGTTTTAGCTATGGATGTAAAAACTGGGGCCATCTTGGCGATGTGCTCCGCTCCCAATTTTAATCCCAATAATTATGGGGAAGTAAAGGATTTGTCAATTTTTAAGAACCCAGCCATTACTGATCAATATGAACCCGGCTCGGTTTTTAAAGCCGTGACCATGGCGATCGCTTTAGATCAAGGCAAGGTGACGCCTAATACTATCTATCATGATACCGGAGAAATTTATATTAAGGGTTGGCCCAAGCCGATTCGTAATTCCGATTTTTCCACTAAAGGTGCTCACGGTGATGTCGATATGAATTATGTTTTGGAAAACTCTTTAAACACTGGGGCGATTTATGCGATGCGCCAAGCGGGGCCGGAAGTCTTTGCTGATTATGTGGCCGCTTTCGGTTTTGGCGCGAGAACCGGTATTGAATTAAGCGGTGAAGCTTTTGGTGATATTAATAATTTAAAACAAAAAAAGATTAAAGATATTGATGCCGCCGTCGCCTCTTTTGGCCAAGGCCTAGCGGTGACTCCTTTACAAATGTTATCTTCTTATCAGGTCTTTGCTAACGATGGTTATCTGATGAAGCCTTATATTGTTAAAGAGATTCGTCGCCCCGATGGTAAAGTCGAAGTTACCAGTCCGGTTCGTCAGCGCCAAGTTATTTCCGCGAAAACCGCGACCACTATTTTGGGCATGCTTGGCAATGTGGTGGTCACCGGGCATTCTAAAAAAGCGGACATCCCTGGTTATTATATTGGCGGTAAAACTGGGACGGCGCAAATTGCTGTTAATGGTCAGTATGTAACTGGGCGCTATAATCACACTTTTGTGGGTATTGCGCCGATTGATGAACCTCGCTTTGTCTTATTGACCAGAATTGACAGCCCCGAAGGAGTGCAGTACGCTGAAGGTTCGGCTTTACCATTATGGACAGATGTGGCCAAATTTATGCTTCAATATTATGAAGTCCCTAAGAGCAAATAA
- the mraZ gene encoding division/cell wall cluster transcriptional repressor MraZ (Derived by automated computational analysis using gene prediction method: Protein Homology. GO_function: GO:0043565 - sequence-specific DNA binding [Evidence IEA]; GO_process: GO:0051302 - regulation of cell division [Evidence IEA]) has protein sequence MFIGEYQHNLDDKGRLAIPAKFRGAFKKGAVVTKGLDNCLVLYSQEQFAVIAKKFAALPLSQARARAFSRHMLAGAMDVDFDVQGRITLPEYLRQFAGVKKNVIIAGLYNHLEIWDEAAWQKYKAEADEHSSEIAEQLGDLGI, from the coding sequence ATGTTTATCGGTGAGTACCAACACAATTTAGATGATAAAGGGCGCTTAGCAATTCCGGCAAAATTTAGAGGTGCCTTTAAAAAGGGGGCAGTGGTCACTAAAGGTTTAGACAACTGCCTGGTTTTGTATTCCCAAGAACAGTTTGCCGTGATTGCGAAAAAATTTGCGGCGCTACCTTTAAGTCAAGCGCGAGCGCGAGCCTTCTCTCGTCATATGTTAGCCGGTGCTATGGATGTCGACTTTGATGTTCAGGGGAGAATTACTTTGCCGGAGTATTTACGTCAGTTTGCTGGAGTCAAAAAAAATGTCATCATTGCTGGTTTATATAATCATTTAGAAATTTGGGATGAAGCCGCCTGGCAGAAATATAAAGCGGAGGCGGATGAGCACAGCAGTGAGATTGCTGAGCAGTTAGGGGATTTAGGTATTTAA
- a CDS encoding hypothetical protein (Derived by automated computational analysis using gene prediction method: GeneMarkS-2+.) gives MVINKNSNKNWRWFLLALIPVAAIFVRVLSPTGTWECYNGEWVKRGRPGTAQPITPCRPIDNSFGELIASAESVLESFNSGTATAEASKFTTSEKEAPAIILQAPKAGDFISSPLAVTGLAPADWFYRGELFITLEDSERQVIARHFGSRQPGSTTVPNYYSFSAWIDFETDASTGYLVVHKNNLSATVAATETRSQRWPVIFE, from the coding sequence ATGGTCATCAATAAAAACTCTAATAAAAATTGGCGATGGTTTCTTCTGGCCCTGATTCCGGTGGCGGCAATTTTTGTCAGAGTTTTATCGCCGACCGGTACTTGGGAGTGTTATAACGGTGAGTGGGTAAAAAGAGGCCGCCCCGGAACTGCGCAACCAATAACGCCGTGCCGGCCAATTGATAACTCTTTCGGAGAGTTAATCGCGAGTGCCGAATCGGTTTTAGAAAGTTTTAATTCGGGAACAGCGACTGCTGAGGCGAGCAAATTTACCACTTCCGAAAAAGAGGCCCCGGCGATTATTTTACAGGCACCAAAGGCGGGCGATTTTATTTCTAGCCCTTTGGCGGTGACCGGCCTCGCTCCGGCCGATTGGTTCTATCGGGGTGAACTGTTTATTACCTTAGAGGATTCCGAGCGGCAAGTTATTGCCAGGCACTTTGGCTCTAGGCAGCCGGGGAGCACGACGGTGCCTAACTATTATTCTTTTTCGGCTTGGATAGACTTTGAAACGGACGCTAGCACTGGCTATCTGGTTGTTCATAAAAATAATTTAAGCGCCACGGTGGCCGCGACCGAAACTCGGAGTCAGCGCTGGCCGGTAATTTTTGAATAA
- a CDS encoding hypothetical protein (Derived by automated computational analysis using gene prediction method: GeneMarkS-2+.) produces MTAFIITKKSNYLTGQVKTERHLNLRFVNAILFSLILVVVTIQLVTVNDLAVKGFAIKELKTEGAKLESQLLDSEAQAMKLQAHQELNNQVSHLNMVAVGEVEYLTVNDNNTLAKK; encoded by the coding sequence ATGACGGCTTTTATCATCACCAAAAAATCAAATTATCTGACTGGGCAAGTTAAGACCGAGCGTCACCTCAATTTACGCTTCGTTAATGCCATTCTGTTTTCGCTAATTTTAGTGGTCGTGACGATTCAGCTGGTGACGGTTAATGACCTGGCAGTTAAGGGGTTTGCTATTAAGGAGTTAAAAACTGAGGGCGCCAAGCTAGAGAGTCAACTTTTAGACAGCGAGGCCCAGGCGATGAAACTGCAAGCTCATCAAGAGTTAAATAATCAAGTTAGTCATTTAAATATGGTGGCGGTCGGCGAGGTGGAATATCTGACGGTTAACGATAACAACACTTTAGCCAAAAAATAA